In one window of Macaca thibetana thibetana isolate TM-01 chromosome 5, ASM2454274v1, whole genome shotgun sequence DNA:
- the MGARP gene encoding protein MGARP isoform X1, with product MYLRRAVSKTLALPLRAPPNPAPLGKDASLRRMSSNRFPGSSGSNMIYYLVVGVTVSAGGYYAYKTVTSDQAKHTEHITDLKEKTKAEIHPFQGEKENVAETEKASSEAPEALAVEAEVVDAEESPSATVVVIKEASACPGHVEAAPETTAVSAETGPEVTDAAARETAEVNPETTPEVTNAALDEAVTIDNDEDTTENESSDEYAELEEENSPAESESSAGDDLQEEASVGSEAASAQG from the exons ATGTATCTCCGCAGGGCGGTCTCCAAGACCCTGGCGCTGCCGCTGAGGGCGCCCCCCAACCCCGCACCGCTCGGGAAGGACG CATCTCTGCGCCGGATGTCATCTAACAGATTCCCTGGATCATCTGGATCAAATATGATTTATTATCTGGTTGTAGGCGTCACAGTCAGTGCTGGTGGATATTAT GCTTACAAGACAGTCACATCAGACCAAGCCAAACACACAGAACATATAacagatttgaaagaaaaaacaaaagcagagataCATCCATTTCAAG GTGAAAAGGAGAATGTTGCGGAAACTGAGAAAGCAAGTTCAGAAGCCCCAGAAGCACTTGCAGTGGAAGCCGAGGTGGTAGATGCTGAAGAAAGTCCCAGTGCTACAGTTGTGGTCATAAAAGAGGCATCTGCCTGTCCAGGTCACGTGGAGGCTGCTCCGGAGACCACAGCAGTCAGTGCTGAAACTGGGCCAGAGGTGACAGATGCAGCAGCAAGGGAAACCGCAGAAGTAAACCCTGAAACAACCCCAGAGGTTACAAATGCTGCCCTGGATGAAGCTGTCACCATCGATAATGATGAAGATACAACAGAGAATGAAAGCTCTGATGAATATGCTGAACTAGAAGAAGAAAATTCTCCAGCTGAGTCAGAGTCCTCTGCTGGAGATGATTTACAGGAGGAAGCCAGTGTTGGCTCTGAGGCTGCTTCCGCTCAAGGCTAA
- the MGARP gene encoding protein MGARP isoform X2 has product MSSNRFPGSSGSNMIYYLVVGVTVSAGGYYAYKTVTSDQAKHTEHITDLKEKTKAEIHPFQGEKENVAETEKASSEAPEALAVEAEVVDAEESPSATVVVIKEASACPGHVEAAPETTAVSAETGPEVTDAAARETAEVNPETTPEVTNAALDEAVTIDNDEDTTENESSDEYAELEEENSPAESESSAGDDLQEEASVGSEAASAQG; this is encoded by the exons ATGTCATCTAACAGATTCCCTGGATCATCTGGATCAAATATGATTTATTATCTGGTTGTAGGCGTCACAGTCAGTGCTGGTGGATATTAT GCTTACAAGACAGTCACATCAGACCAAGCCAAACACACAGAACATATAacagatttgaaagaaaaaacaaaagcagagataCATCCATTTCAAG GTGAAAAGGAGAATGTTGCGGAAACTGAGAAAGCAAGTTCAGAAGCCCCAGAAGCACTTGCAGTGGAAGCCGAGGTGGTAGATGCTGAAGAAAGTCCCAGTGCTACAGTTGTGGTCATAAAAGAGGCATCTGCCTGTCCAGGTCACGTGGAGGCTGCTCCGGAGACCACAGCAGTCAGTGCTGAAACTGGGCCAGAGGTGACAGATGCAGCAGCAAGGGAAACCGCAGAAGTAAACCCTGAAACAACCCCAGAGGTTACAAATGCTGCCCTGGATGAAGCTGTCACCATCGATAATGATGAAGATACAACAGAGAATGAAAGCTCTGATGAATATGCTGAACTAGAAGAAGAAAATTCTCCAGCTGAGTCAGAGTCCTCTGCTGGAGATGATTTACAGGAGGAAGCCAGTGTTGGCTCTGAGGCTGCTTCCGCTCAAGGCTAA